From a region of the Arachis ipaensis cultivar K30076 chromosome B09, Araip1.1, whole genome shotgun sequence genome:
- the LOC107618695 gene encoding dormancy-associated protein homolog 3 isoform X1, translating to MGLLDHLWDDTVAGPPPDNGLGKLRKHHTFAFRSASGTGKESETGNVRSYGVESPEDPVKVTRSIMIVKPPGYQNQSGSAPASPAGSTPPVSPFSGKEEVESPFGFEEGRPQMRTRRQRGKTDQALLLLSMCEK from the exons ATGGGCCTCCTAGACCACTTGTGGGACGACACCGTCGCCGGTCCTCCGCCGGACAACGGCCTCGGCAAGCTCCGAAAGCACCACACCTTCGCTTTCAGATCTGCCTCTGGCACCGGCAAGG AATCGGAGACGGGGAACGTGAGGTCGTACGGTGTAGAATCACCGGAGGATCCGGTGAAAGTGACACGTAGTATCATGATCGTGAAACCACCTGGCTACCAGAATCAGAGTGGATCCGCACCGGCTTCTCCCGCCGGTTCTACTCCTCCGGTGTCTCCGTTTTCCGGTAAG GAGGAAGTAGAGAGTCCTTTCGGTTTCGAAGAAGGTCGACCTCAGATGCGTACGAGAAGGCAGCGGGGCAAAACAGATCAAGCACTACTTCTCCTTTCGATGTGTGAGAAATGA
- the LOC107618695 gene encoding dormancy-associated protein homolog 3 isoform X2 translates to MGLLDHLWDDTVAGPPPDNGLGKLRKHHTFAFRSASGTGKESETGNVRSYGVESPEDPVKVTRSIMIVKPPGYQNQSGSAPASPAGSTPPVSPFSGGSRESFRFRRRSTSDAYEKAAGQNRSSTTSPFDV, encoded by the exons ATGGGCCTCCTAGACCACTTGTGGGACGACACCGTCGCCGGTCCTCCGCCGGACAACGGCCTCGGCAAGCTCCGAAAGCACCACACCTTCGCTTTCAGATCTGCCTCTGGCACCGGCAAGG AATCGGAGACGGGGAACGTGAGGTCGTACGGTGTAGAATCACCGGAGGATCCGGTGAAAGTGACACGTAGTATCATGATCGTGAAACCACCTGGCTACCAGAATCAGAGTGGATCCGCACCGGCTTCTCCCGCCGGTTCTACTCCTCCGGTGTCTCCGTTTTCCG GAGGAAGTAGAGAGTCCTTTCGGTTTCGAAGAAGGTCGACCTCAGATGCGTACGAGAAGGCAGCGGGGCAAAACAGATCAAGCACTACTTCTCCTTTCGATGTGTGA